One Paenibacillus sp. FSL H7-0737 DNA segment encodes these proteins:
- a CDS encoding methyl-accepting chemotaxis protein codes for MKLATKLTWMMFIVLLLVGSSIGFFGYRTAYKQVDEAAGIELVGCANITTGLIDPSDITALIAGDQSKLEAVEDRIGWIVAHKAIFKEAFILSLDGKILAADSSFKARGYKAGDTFYFSDEEKQMITKSKHSAYSKVYTYEGTSLKTGYGPIYQDHDPSKPIVALMAINFDGPLIQERTRDIIVQPFIIGTSILVIAIVAAYLLIRRMVSPLTKLSRGVNLVAQGDLTHDPISFNSKDEIGTLARNFNGMTQSLRMLITEVNETSMQVASSSEELSASAQETNRAGEYSVNVSIELADGANTQLQNLEGGYKSVQDLSHFITEIAGNADNAMNNATSNAEKARTGREAMDSTTQQMSIVSDSITDLAVIIETLGGYSKEIENIVGTIASIAEETNLLSLNAAIEAARAGEEGRGFAVVAQSVRKLAERSAQSAAQIGQLVSIIVNQMDQAGETMKRSTEEMDQGRELIVTAGQSFSEIEMSVSGMASQSQQISGTVRELASISDGLVTTLQNIVDVANQTASGAETLSASSQEQLAAMEEVESAAGFLSSLAEKLQILIERFKV; via the coding sequence ATGAAATTGGCAACTAAATTAACTTGGATGATGTTCATCGTGTTACTTCTTGTTGGATCATCCATCGGGTTCTTCGGATACCGTACTGCGTATAAGCAAGTAGATGAAGCAGCAGGTATCGAATTGGTAGGATGCGCCAATATTACAACCGGGCTGATTGACCCATCAGATATTACCGCGTTAATTGCAGGAGATCAAAGCAAATTGGAGGCTGTCGAAGACCGGATCGGTTGGATTGTGGCACATAAGGCTATTTTTAAAGAGGCGTTCATTTTATCGCTAGACGGAAAGATCCTCGCCGCAGATTCAAGCTTCAAAGCAAGAGGTTATAAAGCAGGCGACACTTTTTATTTCTCAGATGAAGAGAAACAAATGATCACTAAATCTAAGCATTCCGCTTACTCCAAGGTTTATACATACGAAGGTACCTCACTTAAGACGGGTTACGGCCCCATCTATCAGGATCATGATCCGTCCAAGCCTATAGTTGCTCTAATGGCTATTAACTTCGATGGCCCATTAATTCAAGAACGGACCCGAGACATCATTGTTCAGCCTTTTATTATCGGGACTTCCATTCTAGTTATTGCTATTGTGGCAGCATATCTCTTAATCCGCCGAATGGTAAGTCCACTAACAAAGCTATCCAGAGGCGTAAATCTTGTTGCACAGGGTGATCTTACTCATGATCCTATTTCATTCAACAGCAAGGATGAGATTGGTACACTAGCTCGAAATTTCAACGGCATGACGCAGAGCTTGCGCATGCTCATTACCGAAGTTAATGAAACCTCCATGCAGGTGGCGTCTTCATCCGAAGAGCTCTCTGCCAGTGCACAGGAAACTAACCGTGCTGGTGAGTACAGTGTCAACGTTTCGATTGAACTTGCTGATGGAGCTAATACACAATTGCAAAATTTGGAGGGTGGATATAAGTCTGTACAAGACTTGTCACACTTCATTACAGAGATTGCAGGAAATGCTGATAACGCAATGAATAATGCTACCAGTAACGCCGAAAAGGCTCGTACAGGTCGAGAAGCAATGGACTCTACTACACAACAGATGAGCATCGTCAGTGACAGCATCACTGATTTAGCTGTCATTATTGAGACCTTGGGCGGCTACTCCAAGGAAATTGAGAATATTGTGGGCACGATTGCGAGCATCGCAGAAGAAACCAATTTGCTGTCGCTGAATGCAGCCATTGAAGCTGCAAGAGCCGGAGAAGAGGGAAGAGGCTTTGCGGTAGTTGCACAATCCGTACGCAAGCTTGCCGAGCGATCCGCCCAATCTGCTGCTCAAATCGGACAACTCGTAAGCATCATCGTAAATCAGATGGACCAAGCAGGAGAAACCATGAAGCGCTCTACAGAAGAGATGGATCAAGGCCGGGAATTAATCGTAACAGCAGGTCAATCCTTCTCCGAGATTGAGATGTCTGTCTCTGGGATGGCTTCACAAAGTCAGCAGATTTCCGGAACAGTCCGCGAGCTAGCCTCCATCTCCGATGGTCTCGTTACTACTCTACAGAATATTGTAGACGTCGCTAATCAGACAGCAAGCGGTGCGGAAACATTATCCGCCTCCTCACAAGAGCAGCTTGCAGCCATGGAAGAAGTGGAGTCAGCCGCAGGTTTCCTGTCCTCGCTAGCTGAGAAGCTACAGATTCTAATTGAACGTTTCAAAGTATAA
- a CDS encoding winged helix-turn-helix transcriptional regulator yields MNNPFSTNAVEPDISLSICGYSKVLDIISNKWTALVIYAMEDGIIRYSDIRRRIEGISKKMLTQTLRQLERDGLVQREITPSVPPIVEYSLTPLGVSLLEPMRALNQWTSKNYVWVEKARASYDQVDQTE; encoded by the coding sequence ATGAACAATCCATTTTCGACGAATGCCGTAGAGCCTGATATCTCGTTATCGATTTGTGGGTACAGTAAGGTCCTTGATATTATCTCTAATAAATGGACAGCTTTGGTCATCTATGCCATGGAAGATGGAATCATTCGTTACAGTGATATCAGAAGACGAATCGAAGGCATCTCTAAAAAAATGCTAACTCAAACTTTGCGGCAACTGGAACGAGATGGGTTGGTACAACGCGAGATTACACCTTCCGTTCCACCCATCGTAGAGTATTCTCTAACCCCCCTAGGGGTGTCGTTACTTGAGCCTATGAGAGCGTTAAATCAGTGGACGAGTAAAAATTATGTGTGGGTTGAAAAGGCCAGAGCTTCATATGATCAAGTGGATCAAACAGAATAA
- a CDS encoding ABC transporter ATP-binding protein: MGLADDPVIAISGLWMNYTDRMVLKGIDLKVYRGQIIGYIGPNGAGKSTTVKIMLGLVEGYNGKVEIFGRDIADGDVSYKKRIGYVPEVAELYDSLTAREYLTFVGELYGMKRSDVDYKAGKLMALLGLEKAYDSRIATFSKGMKQKVLLISSMLHDPDILFLDEPLSGLDANSVMVVKEIFASLAARGKTIFYSSHIMDVVEKISSRIVLIDGGDIVADGSFAELREKGREGSLEDIFNQLTGFDKYRDIAGEFVAVMQEGYSHD, encoded by the coding sequence ATGGGCCTTGCTGATGATCCAGTCATTGCGATTTCTGGTTTATGGATGAACTACACGGACCGAATGGTGCTAAAGGGCATTGACCTTAAGGTATACAGAGGACAAATTATTGGCTATATCGGCCCTAACGGGGCAGGAAAGAGTACAACTGTTAAGATTATGCTCGGTCTGGTAGAAGGCTATAACGGCAAAGTAGAGATTTTCGGTAGGGATATTGCTGATGGAGATGTTTCTTACAAAAAAAGAATAGGTTATGTGCCGGAGGTAGCCGAATTATATGATAGCCTCACCGCTAGGGAGTATCTAACTTTTGTAGGTGAGTTGTATGGTATGAAGCGTAGTGATGTGGATTACAAGGCTGGAAAATTAATGGCCTTGCTAGGTCTTGAGAAAGCTTATGATTCACGGATCGCAACCTTCTCCAAAGGGATGAAACAAAAGGTACTGCTGATCTCCAGCATGCTTCATGATCCCGATATTCTGTTCCTAGATGAACCGTTGAGCGGTCTGGATGCCAATAGCGTAATGGTGGTAAAGGAGATTTTTGCATCTTTGGCGGCAAGGGGCAAGACCATTTTCTATTCTTCACACATCATGGATGTAGTTGAGAAGATCAGTAGCCGGATCGTTTTGATCGATGGTGGAGATATCGTGGCGGATGGGAGCTTTGCTGAGCTAAGAGAGAAGGGCCGCGAAGGGTCGCTTGAGGATATTTTTAATCAATTAACTGGATTTGATAAATACCGTGATATTGCTGGGGAATTTGTTGCGGTCATGCAAGAGGGATATTCTCATGACTGA
- a CDS encoding zinc-dependent alcohol dehydrogenase family protein: MKVYEIQSEFGLDQLKVAERPIPNPGSGEVRIKMRAVSLNARDLGVIDGFYNPILNAPLIPVSDGVGEVVALGEHTSRFKIGDRVSGIFTQSWVSGEPTQENWVSSLGSPLDGLLAEYVVLPEEGLVRVPDLLTDEEAATLPCAGVTAWHAIVEEGKVKAGETVVIQGTGGVSLFALQFAKLHGAQVIITSSSDEKLKRAKGLGADFGINYLKTPEWDKAVLELTGGRGADHIVDLGGSSTLNKSIVALRVGGRISLVGGLSGFQVEGFEIIPAILRKARLQAINVGSRDMFETMNRAVEQNGLRPIIDAVFPFEQSVEALQYLAKGTHFGKICIKF; the protein is encoded by the coding sequence ATGAAAGTATACGAAATCCAAAGTGAATTTGGCCTCGATCAACTGAAGGTAGCCGAACGTCCAATTCCTAATCCTGGTTCTGGTGAAGTTCGTATAAAAATGCGGGCAGTTTCCCTTAACGCTAGAGATTTAGGTGTCATTGATGGTTTTTATAACCCGATTTTGAACGCTCCATTAATTCCAGTATCGGACGGTGTTGGTGAAGTTGTCGCCTTAGGTGAGCATACGTCCAGATTCAAGATTGGTGACCGGGTAAGCGGTATTTTTACTCAAAGCTGGGTTTCGGGAGAACCTACACAAGAAAATTGGGTGAGCTCACTTGGAAGTCCGCTTGATGGGTTGCTTGCAGAATATGTTGTGCTTCCCGAGGAGGGATTAGTTCGTGTGCCAGATCTATTAACTGATGAAGAAGCGGCAACTCTTCCTTGTGCAGGTGTTACAGCCTGGCATGCTATTGTTGAAGAAGGAAAGGTGAAGGCTGGAGAGACTGTAGTGATACAAGGAACGGGTGGAGTTTCACTATTCGCGCTTCAATTTGCCAAGCTTCACGGTGCACAGGTGATCATCACATCAAGCAGCGATGAGAAGCTTAAGCGTGCAAAGGGATTGGGAGCGGATTTCGGTATCAATTATTTAAAGACCCCTGAATGGGATAAGGCTGTTCTTGAGCTGACAGGGGGACGCGGGGCAGACCATATTGTTGATCTCGGTGGATCATCCACATTAAATAAGTCAATCGTGGCGCTGCGGGTGGGTGGAAGGATCAGTCTGGTAGGCGGTCTGTCGGGCTTCCAAGTCGAGGGCTTTGAAATCATCCCTGCAATTCTGAGAAAAGCACGCCTTCAAGCCATCAATGTCGGAAGCCGTGACATGTTTGAGACGATGAACCGTGCGGTTGAACAAAATGGACTTCGCCCTATCATTGACGCTGTATTTCCATTTGAACAATCTGTTGAAGCATTGCAATACTTGGCTAAGGGTACACACTTCGGAAAAATCTGCATTAAGTTTTAA
- a CDS encoding bifunctional diguanylate cyclase/phosphodiesterase: MDKMGIHFNVWIVLLSFVLAATVTYSALNLISQVSRSTGKIRRLWLISGACVLGCGIWAIHYVGIMANRFPAEVNYYPGRSIISLLVGVLFCYLAFRITSVPQLKIWNLVVGGILLGSGFSAMHYIGMSSMKIATRIHYDIWIQAVAVILVLVSSYIGLLMFQKFKECAGFQRWKLYSALFIGFSVTGLHYTSVKACHFEYNNLPGSKPFFVETDVILLMAFSLAALLMLAVSAGAVFLDRHVLERMAYQDPLTELPNRHGLERYFKDEFFESRSGAVFIVDLDRFKSINDTLGHDIGDMLLQEVAVRLIRSVGDKGKIFRLGGDEFLIALPDCTLEGAQEEAGHIMHELKEFYRIQGNELYVTASVGISMTPMHGTDRSALMKAADTALYTSKDSGKNKCSVFDQEVNRHQLRRMSLEKDLRKALARSEFMVVYQPKWDSYMNVTVGLEALLRWRHPEHGIISPAEFIPIAEETGLIVPITYWMLHDVCSQNRFWHKEEIANVPVSINMSARMFEDGSLYDVVAEALTCAELEPHFLELEITESIAMHNMKETVAQLSRLRLLGVRVSLDDFGTGFSSLGNLDEIPVNTLKIDQVFIRNSKMHSKKAIISNIIAIATHLNMEVVAEGVETPEQIELLKSLGCRVMQGYYYGRPMPVHELGEWFIANTAAS, translated from the coding sequence ATGGATAAAATGGGAATCCACTTTAATGTTTGGATTGTTTTACTATCATTTGTGCTAGCGGCGACAGTTACTTATTCTGCACTAAATCTGATTTCGCAAGTTTCACGTTCTACTGGCAAAATCCGACGTCTGTGGTTGATCTCGGGAGCTTGTGTGTTAGGCTGCGGTATATGGGCAATACATTATGTTGGGATAATGGCGAATCGCTTTCCGGCGGAGGTCAATTATTATCCAGGCAGATCTATAATATCACTATTAGTTGGTGTGTTATTCTGCTATTTGGCATTCCGGATCACATCTGTTCCTCAGTTAAAGATATGGAATTTAGTAGTAGGTGGTATTCTCTTGGGAAGCGGCTTTTCGGCTATGCATTATATCGGAATGTCTTCTATGAAGATTGCGACGAGGATTCATTATGATATATGGATTCAAGCCGTTGCTGTAATTCTGGTTTTGGTTTCGTCTTATATCGGATTATTGATGTTTCAAAAGTTTAAAGAATGCGCAGGGTTTCAGCGATGGAAGCTATACTCGGCGTTGTTTATCGGATTTTCAGTTACCGGATTGCATTACACAAGTGTAAAGGCTTGTCATTTTGAATATAACAACTTACCTGGAAGCAAACCTTTTTTTGTAGAGACTGATGTTATACTGTTAATGGCATTTTCGCTGGCAGCGCTACTTATGCTCGCAGTTTCTGCTGGCGCCGTATTTCTGGATCGCCATGTGCTTGAACGAATGGCTTATCAAGATCCGCTAACAGAGCTGCCGAATCGACATGGACTAGAACGCTATTTTAAAGATGAATTTTTTGAAAGCAGATCTGGTGCTGTTTTTATTGTAGATCTAGATCGCTTTAAGTCGATTAATGATACGCTGGGACATGATATAGGAGATATGTTACTACAGGAGGTCGCTGTTAGATTAATTCGTTCTGTAGGGGATAAAGGAAAGATCTTCCGTTTAGGCGGTGACGAATTCCTGATTGCTCTTCCAGATTGCACACTGGAGGGTGCGCAGGAAGAAGCAGGGCATATTATGCATGAACTTAAGGAATTCTATCGTATTCAGGGCAATGAGCTATATGTTACTGCAAGTGTTGGAATCAGTATGACTCCTATGCATGGGACTGATCGCTCAGCGCTAATGAAGGCTGCGGATACGGCTCTTTATACCTCTAAGGATTCAGGTAAGAATAAATGCAGTGTGTTCGACCAGGAAGTAAACCGCCATCAGTTACGGCGGATGTCGCTAGAGAAGGATCTTCGAAAAGCTTTGGCTCGTTCTGAGTTTATGGTTGTGTATCAGCCGAAATGGGATTCATATATGAATGTTACGGTGGGTCTTGAAGCACTGCTGCGCTGGAGACACCCAGAGCATGGGATCATTTCGCCAGCGGAATTCATTCCTATTGCAGAGGAGACCGGACTGATCGTTCCGATTACCTATTGGATGCTACATGATGTGTGTAGCCAGAACAGGTTCTGGCATAAGGAAGAGATAGCTAACGTACCGGTCTCAATTAATATGTCCGCACGGATGTTTGAGGATGGGAGTCTATACGATGTTGTAGCGGAAGCACTCACATGTGCAGAATTAGAGCCACACTTTCTCGAACTGGAGATTACAGAGTCCATTGCGATGCATAACATGAAAGAGACGGTTGCACAGCTGTCTAGACTTCGATTGCTTGGGGTAAGAGTATCGCTGGATGACTTTGGGACAGGCTTCTCCTCCCTTGGTAATTTGGATGAAATCCCAGTGAACACACTCAAGATTGACCAAGTATTTATTCGTAACAGCAAGATGCACTCCAAGAAAGCTATTATCAGCAATATTATTGCGATTGCGACTCATCTTAATATGGAAGTCGTGGCGGAAGGTGTGGAGACACCAGAGCAAATTGAATTGCTGAAATCACTGGGTTGTAGAGTCATGCAGGGTTATTATTACGGTCGGCCGATGCCTGTACATGAGCTGGGTGAGTGGTTTATAGCGAATACGGCAGCGTCGTGA